One genomic region from Mesorhizobium terrae encodes:
- a CDS encoding DUF3828 domain-containing protein — MFFYSPVKFAADAQYRDRFTEPVTKLFELNDAALKKNPDEVACIDFEPALDAQDYDDKAVADSLKLSEAVNGDTATVTVNFNLFTEGDDSKREMVWDLKKVNGGWKIADISSKSNSWKLSELGCSGEDSAD; from the coding sequence ATGTTCTTTTATTCGCCGGTCAAGTTCGCCGCCGACGCGCAATATCGCGATCGCTTCACCGAACCGGTCACCAAGCTGTTCGAGCTGAACGACGCCGCGCTCAAGAAGAACCCGGACGAAGTCGCCTGCATCGACTTCGAGCCGGCGCTCGATGCGCAGGACTATGACGACAAGGCGGTGGCCGACAGCCTGAAACTGAGCGAGGCCGTCAACGGCGACACCGCGACGGTGACAGTAAATTTCAATCTGTTCACCGAAGGCGATGATTCCAAACGTGAAATGGTGTGGGATCTGAAGAAGGTCAACGGCGGTTGGAAGATCGCCGATATCAGCTCGAAGAGCAACAGCTGGAAACTCAGCGAGTTGGGATGCTCGGGTGAGGACAGCGCGGATTGA